TTTTGCCATCCCCGCTTATATGGAGGTATTTGAGATTTCTGAATACAAATTAATACAAATTATGAATCATCATTATAACAATATACGAACCGATAAATTTCATTTATGGCAATATAATCCATTCTGGGCCGCCGAAGGGCTCTTTACAGCCGAACAGAGTTTTCGCTCTGCTGGATGGGGATCGGAGGCGGCCCAAAAGGCGGCTCCGGCAGATCCGGGTCGTAAGAAGGCTTACCCCCCGCATCATCTCGTTACAATAGAAGATCTCTTGGGCGAAGGCTGCCACGGCGTCATTGAGATATAGCTGGCGGGACTATGCCTTTCCCCAGTTCCATGAAAGATCCCGTATGGACTTCCAACCGGATCCTCCGGGAGATCTCCGGATCGATGGGAAACTTCGGGACGGTCCTTCCCATCCTCCTCGGGGCCGCCCTCGTATCGGAGGTAGACCTGGGGCCCGCCCTCCTCTTCATCGGCCTATGGTACATCGTCATGGGGATCCATTACGGGATTCCCATGTCGGTGGAGCCGATGAAGGCGATCGGGGCCATCGCCATCGCCGGGGAGCTGACCTCCGGGGAGATCGCGGCCTCGGGGCTGATCCTGGGGGTGGGGCTCCTCGCCCTGGGGTCCTTTCGGGGGTTTGAGCGGCTGCAGGGGCTGATCCCGGAGGGCGTCGTCCGCGGGGTCCAGCTGGGGCTCGGCCTCATCCTCATCAAGACCTCGGCGGGGATGATGGTCCAGGACCTCATATTTGCGGCCGCCGCCGTGGGGATCTTCCTTTTATTCCTCCTGGTCAGGAGCTGGAGAGGTCTCCCGGACGTATCCATCCTCGCCGTCTTCGGCCTGGGCATCGGTTACGGCATCTCCACCAGAGGCGTCCCCGATATCCAGCTCATCTCGATAGGGGTCCTCCCCGTCCCGGACCCGGCGACCTTCATCTGGGCCGGATGGCATCTGGTCCTCCCTCAGATCCCCCTCACCCTCACCAACGCCACGGTGGCGACCGCCCTCATCGCCGAGGACCTCTTCAAGAAGAGGATCGAGCCCGACAGGCTCTGCGTCACCATGGGTATCATGAACATCATCTCGGCGCCCTTCGGCGGGTTTCCGATCTGCCACGGGGCGGGGGGGCTCGCTGCCCACCACCGCTTCGGGGCGGTGAGCGGCCTTTCGACCGTCATGGGGGGGCTCGTCCTCCTCGTCGTCGCCCTCTTCTTCGCCGGCGCCGAGGCCCTGGCGATCCTCCCGATCGGCCTCTTCGGGGCTCTCCTCCTCTTCGTCGCCCTGGAGATGGGACGGTGCGGCCTCCGGACGGATGCGCCCCTCCTCACCGGCAGCATCGCCCTTCTGGCCTTATTCACCAACGTCGGCCTAGCCTTCCTCTTCGGGATCGTCCTCGCCGCGGCTCTGAGGCGCTAGATCCACGTCCGGTACCAGCCCTCCTCAGCGGAGTGGGGCCCCTCATGGGCCGTATAGCCTCTCCACCCCGTCGAGAAATCGGTCCATGAGCCCGTTGATCTCCGGTATGGTTTCTAAGCCTGCGAGGATCTCCTCTGCGGCCTGGACGAACCTCCCGCCGCCGGCGAGCTCGTCGGAGCAGTATCTGATGAGGCTCCTGATCCCTTCCGCCGTCGCTTCCAGGTGGAACTGCAGCCCGATGGCCCGGCCGAGCTGGAAGGCCTGATTTGCACAGCCACCGCTCTCCGCCATCCGGACCGCCCCCGGGGGGATGTCGAAGGTGTCGCCGTGCCAGGAGAGGGGGAAGAACTCCTCGGGGAGAAGGCCGAATAGGTCGGACTTGGACCCCTCGGAGGTGAGGTTGACGGGATGCCAGCCGATCTCCCGGTCTTCGTTCTTCCTGACCCGGCCGCCGAGGACGTCGGCGATCAGCTGGGCCCCGAGGCATATCCCCAGGACGACCTTTCCCTCATCGATCGCCCTTCGGATCAGCACCTTCTCCGGGGCGAGCCAGGGGTACCTCTCCTCCTCGTAGACGTTCATGGGGCCGCCCATGACGATGAGCCCGTCGAACTCCCCCGGGTCCGGGAGGCCTTCGCCGGAGAAGAGGCGGGTCCAGGAGACGGTATGGCCCCGCTCCTCCGCCCAGTCTCCGATCGATCCCGTCCCCTCGAAGGGGACGTGCTGAAGGGTGTGGATCCTCATATTCGTCGGCAGAATGATCCCGGACGATTTATACGCTTCTTCCTATCTGCCGCCTCTCTCCTTACCAGACCCTCACGAAGGGCACCCCTCTCCTCTGGGCATCCCTCAGCTGGTCTCCGAAGGTGAAGCGGTAGTCGTACCTGTATGCCCTTCCGTCCGTCATCGTCACGGTGATTGGCATGTTGAACGCCCCCCAGGTCCATAGCTCCAGCTCGAAGTTGTCTCGCGGGTTTGTCATGGTCTGCTCCGACGGGCTGAAGGTCGGGTGGAGCTGGTAGTGGACGGACCTGATCCTGTAGAGGTCGGGGCCGGTCACCAGGACCTTGATCCTGAAGATCTGGAGCCCCTGTGGGTTGTAGGAGTAGTAGACCCGGTTAGTCTGCGGGTCCACCGCCTGGGTCACGATCTGGATGTTGGGCCTCCCGTCGGGGGCGGGTGGCGGAACGGGGACGCCGGCTCCGACGTAGAAGGTCAATACGTCGCTGTAGGGGCCGTTTCCTATCCTGTACCTCAGCTGGTGGATCCCCGGGGCGTCGGCGTAGAACCATGTCCTATATTGATTATGCGCCCAGACGTTCCCCAGGTAGCGGGTCTGAACGAGGCCTGAGGGAGTCCTCTTCTCCACCATCAGCGACCCCGAGGATGAGGGGATGATAAGGAGCCTTGCATAGTGGTAGACGGGGATGTTTACGGCCTGCCAGTAGCGGGAACCGTCGCTGCTGACGATCCAGAAAGCGTTCTGGCCTCCACCGGGGGCGATGGAGAAGGGGGCGACGGTTGGAGCCGGGGATGAGGCCGGCCTGTACTCGAAAGACCCTCCCTCCTCGATCAAGGTCTCGGGGCTCTCCAGGATGCTGCTCGGGAAGTCGGCCTCTCCCGTCTCGGAGGTCTCAGAAGGTGGCGGCTCCGTCCAGCCGAAGGATGACGATCCCTCCTCTTCCCAGGGGCCCAGATCCCCCGGACTATCCCACCCTCCGAACTGGGCTAGGGAGGGCGAAGATCCGAATAAGATCAGTCCAAGAAGAAGGACCGTCGGCTTGAAGGCGGATCGGACTATCATGATATATAACTTGATAAAGCGGCATAAAAGCTTTTCATCCGCCTTTATACGCACCGCTCCACGGCCTCGCTCCCATAGGCGGGGTCCTTTGATATGGATCCGGCATCGGAGGTTATTTTAATAGATGCGTTATTTTAATAAAATGCTGAGGGATGGCCGCCAATTCCTCAAGGGGCATCGGCCATCTCGACACAGAGGACATAGGGATCCGCCGCAGATCGCTGGTACCAGAGCCTCGCCTGACTTGGACCCACCTGGTCCAGCATGGAACTCAGCTCCTCCGGCGCCACCGCCTTCAACGTTCCTTCGTAGACGTCGAAGAGGTAGCTCGTCCCTCCCTTCAGGGTGAACGGTCCATAGGCCTTCCAGTCGTCGGATACCCCGATGTATCCGGAGACCCTCTTTCCGCTCCAGATCATGTATGTCCCGGGGTCTAAGAGGGGTCCTGCGGTCTTCCTCTCCGGGGAGGTGGCCCCGAGGTCGGCATAATCGACCACATCCTCGGGCAGGGGGTCGAAGCTCTGGCATGGCGCCCCATCCCTGCAATCGAAGTCTGCACACTTCGGCCTTCCTCCGACGTGACCCATCTCTTCCGACCCGTCGATGCTCTCATCAGAGAAAAATTTCTGAACATCGTATATCGCGACCCCTCCTATCAGCCCATGGGTGTCCCATCTCCACGAGTCTGTTCCGATGAGGACCGTCGCGTAATTAGGGTTTGGAAGCCCGCCGGTATGGGGTTTCGTCCCCCTAAGAATCCCATCGACCCAGATCTCCAGCCCCCGGGGCCCCCAGGTCCCCATGACATGCCGCCATTCTCCGATGAGATCTTCTGGAGGTATGCCGCTATCTGCCACCTTCCATCCGCCAGCCCATATCATGAAGACCAGGTTTTTGGAGTAGCTGCTGTGGGTACCCAGGTAGAACCCGTCGTCGAAGCTTCCGCCGTACTCCCTCCCGGACGCCGCCAGGACGAAGTTGGTGGGGGCGGACTCGAGCTTTACCCACATCTCTATAGACCCCTGACTGAGATCTCTAGTCGGGTCCTGATGGACGTTCCCGACCCTCACATAATCTCCGCTCCCGTCGAGCTTCAGGGCCGGAGCGGATCCCTCTTCTGCGACGAAGGATGCGTCACCAAATAATTCTCCGGGATGCCGTCCGGTGGCATCGTCGGCATCCCCATCGAAGTGGTAGCGGGCGACGACGTTTTCTTCGATCTCTCCGTTTGCGGCGGGGGAAGGCTCCCTCAGCACCACCGAGACGGGGTTGCTCCGGGCGATCTCTTCATAACTGCCGCTTCCGGCCCAGTTCTCAAACATCCTGAACTCGTAATCCCCCAACTCCTGGGGGGCGGTGAAGGTCAAAGTCCCGCTCTTTTCGCCTCGGAGGTAGCTCCACTCCCCGTACCTTTCATTCGCTTCGTCTATCCTGTAGATGGCGATCCAATCGGTATCGAACCCTGGTGCGCCAGAGTAGACGACGGTTATCTCATCTGCGGGGTTTACTGCAGACGGCGAAGCAGAAAGGGTTGGCGGCTGGCCGGCACCGAGGCTGGCGACGGCGATGAAGAATACGGCCATGACGGCAGCGCATAGAAAAGGTCTCCGTTTCATCTGGTCACCCTCATGGCGAAGTATACCATCAATGATCAATAAATATTACGGTTTAGACGCTGCAGATTGAATTTCCCCATTCCCGCCTGGTGAAGGCGCCACCGCCCTCCCCTAGCCTCCCAGCTCCCGGCCCCTGGAGAAGGCGGCCTCCGCCTCTTCCCCCCTCCCCAGGGCCTGGAGGGCTGCGCCCCTCCCCACCCAGGCGTCGCCGTCCTCGGGCCTCTGCCGGATCACCTCATCGTAGATCAGGACCGCCTCCTCGTACCGCCCCAGGCTCCTGAGGGCGAGCCCCTTGTTCATCCAGGCGTGGTGGTAGGCGGGGTCGAGGCTCAACGCCATATCGTACGCCTCGACCGCCTCCGAGAGCCGCCCCTGGTCGTAGAGGGCGACCCCCTTGTTGTTCCAGGCCTGGGCGTATCCGGGGTCGAGGACGATGGCCACGTCGTAAGCCTTGATCGCCTCCGAGAGCTGCCCCTGGCCGAAGAGGGCGACCCCCTTGTTGTTCCAGGCGTTGGCGTCCTCGGGGTCTAGGCTGATGGCCATATCATAAGCCTCGATCGCCTTCTCGTCTTCTCCCATCTCGTCGAGGGCTATCCCCTTGTTGTACCAGGCGTGGGAGTACTGGGGGTCTAGGCTGATGGCCACATCATAGGCCTCGACCGCCTCCGAGAGCCTCCCCAGGTCCCGGAGGGCGACCCCCTTGTTGTTCCAGACGTAGGGGTCCTGGGGGTCGAGGCTCAAAGCCGTATCATAGGCCACGACCGCCTCCGAGAGCCTCCCCCCATCGTATAGAGATAGCCCCTTCCCCCCCCAGGCGAGGGGGGAGGCGGGGTCGATGCTTATCGCCTCGTCGTACCGGCGGGCCTCGATGAGGGGCGCCACAGCCCTCGGATCGCCGATGATGACGAGGGCCTCGGAGGCCTTCTCGGATACCCCCGGATCGGCGTCCCTCAGGGCGGCGATGAGGGGGGTTACAGCGGCGGGACCCCCGGCCTCGGCGAGGGCCTCGACCGCCTCCCCTCTCACCCCGCCGTCCGGATCTTTGAGGGCGAGGTAGGCGAGGGGCTCTATGGCCTGGGGGTCGCCGATCTCCCCCAGGGCCCGGGCAGCCCGCATCCGGACCGAGGAGTTTTCGTCTTTGATGGCTCCGATGAGGGGGGTTACCGCGGCGGGATCCCCGGCCTCGGCGAGGGCCTCGACCGCCTTCCCTCTCACCCCGCCGTCCGGATCTTTGAGGGCGAGGTGGGCGAGGGGCTCTATGGCCTGGGGGTCGCCGATCTCTCCCAGGGCGCGGGCCGCCTCTCTTCTGACCCCCGGATCGGGGTCCTTCAGGGCGGCGATGAGGGGTCCGACGGCCCGGGCGTCCCTGACCTCTCCCAGGGCCGCCGCCGCCTCGCACCTCACCTCGGAGGCCTCATCCTCCAGGGCCGATATCAGCGGGTCCACGGCCCCTGCTCCCCCGGCCTCTCCGAGGGCGCGGGCCGCCCCCGCCCGGACGTCGGCCTGGCCGTACTTCAGGTCCAGGATGAGGTCGTCCACCACGGTGGCCCCGGCAGGGGTTGACGCCGCCAGGAAGAGCAGCGCCAAAATGAGCTTTCCTATTTTACCCCCCTCCATGGATATCGATACTGTCTCCGACGACTAAAAATGCTTCGGTGATGCCTGCATGACCGATCCCTCAGCCTCGCATGAGCCCTCCCGCTCCGAGGCCGAAGACCAGAACCAGCGGCGGAGGTCCATCGATCCCCGTGGGAGGGGCGGCATGGTCTCCGCCCGGGGGAGGAGAGAGCTCCAAAGGAATCGGATCTTCCATATTCTATTTATTCTCAAAGAGGATAACCTATCGAGGTGATCCCATGAGCCGTCTTATAGCTGCGTTCATCTTCATCCTGATATCATCACCGCCGTCCCTGGCGGCGACGATCACCGTCGGGGAGGATGGCTGCGACTTTTATAGAATCGGTCCGGCCGTCGAGGCGGCGAACGTCGGCGACGTCGTCGAGGTTCACAGCGGCGAGTACCTGGTGAATCTGAACATAACCACCCCCTTTATCACCCTCCGGGGAAACGACACCGGCGGCGGTATGCCCGTCCTCCGGGCGGGAAGCTCCACCGCTGAGATCGAGAGCGAATCCGCGGGATTGACCGAGATGGTGCAGATGAGTGGTGGGACCGCCGTAGCCATAAGGGCCGATTTCGTCACCGTCGAGAACTTCGTCATCACCGGCGCCACCTGGCCGAGACCTTACGACACCGGCGAGCATAACGACGTCATCGGCCACGCCGGGATAAAGGTCTACTCCGACTTCAACAAGATCGTCAACAACACCTTCGAAGGAAACGACCTGACCGCCATAGGCCTGATCAACGCCAGCAACAACCAGATCCTCGGAAATACGATCAAGGACGTCTCCTTCGGCTACGGCATAACTATGTACAACTCTCCTGAGAACACCATCGAGGGGAACTCCCTCATCCACAACAACTGGGGGATCTCCCTTCAGAGGAGCGACTCGAACACCTTCAGGGAGAACGAGATCCGGGAGAGCGTCAACGACGGGATCTGGGCCGTAAACGCCAACTTCACCTTCATCACCGGGAACATCATATCGAGAAACGGCTTCGAGAGCGAGTTTGAGGGGAACGGCAAGGGAATCCATCTGGTGGGGTCGACGGGGCTCATCGCCAACAACGTCATCTCCTTCAACCGGGACCATGGGATATACATCCAGAGCATCTTCTGGGAGTATTGCAGCGAGCCGCCCTGCGGCGCCGAGGAGTCCAGCGAGAACCTGGTCATCGGAAACAGGATCGAAGGGAACGGAAGAGACGGGATCCGGCTGGAGAAGACCTGGAAGAACAACATCATAGACAACAACATCACCTCCAACCACGGAAACGGGATCAGCTTCCTCCAGAGCCACAACAACACCGCGGATCTGAACAACGTCACCAGAAGCGACCACGGTATCTTCCTCGACCGGTCTAACTATACGAAGGTCAATAACAATACCATCTCGGAGGGGGAGAAGACCGGGATCTTGTTCTGGTCGACCATCGGAGCCTCGGCCTACAACAACACCATCTTCGATAGCCCCGTCGGCGTATCCGTCGAGGAGTCCTCTTCAGGCCTCGCCATCACGGAGAACAGGATTAAAAACGCCACCGAGGGGATGAACATCTCCGGCGGGTCGAGGGAGAACCAGGTCACCGGAAACAACGTATCTTCCTCGGATGTGGGCGTGATCCTCGTCGGAGCAACCCGGAACCTCATAACCGGAAACCTGATCTTCGATAGCATCCTCGGGATCGTCGCCGACTTCGCCTCAAGAGGAAACTCGATCTATGGAAACGACCTCTCCGGAAACGGCGAGGCGGCGAGGGACGAGGGGGATAACCTCTGGGACGACGGGTCGAGGGGGAACCTCTGGGGGCCTGACGTTTGCGATGACGCCGATGGCGATGGCGTCTGCGAAGGACCCAGGATCATCCCAGGTGGTAAGAACACGGACAGGTTCCCGCTGGCGAGGAGGGCGGGGTCGTGAGAGGACGATGGGGCCACTTCTGAGCCCATCCTTTCCCCCCGGTTCCTGGGGCCTCTAAGAGGACCGGCCTCCTCCGGGGGGACCTCTAACCAACCAAGCAGATACAACGCCAAGCCCGCCTCGCAGCCCCTGGCGGGCTTTCTAGCCCTCTCTTCATGGAGGGCCGCGGGTCCACGCCTCCCTATTTCTCCTCCGGTTGGTGGATGGAGCAGATCGTTAAATTTATAATGTTTAATCGTTACTATTATAGTCTGAGAGGGGCGAGTATGAGGGCCTCTCGACTGCCGATATGATGGACAGATCTCATATCTCCCTCTGCCTGAGTTGTGCCCTCTCCTGCCCGTGGCCCCTCTCCCTTCAGCCCTCGAACCGCTGGCATCGGTCTATAGGGCCCCGGATGAATGCCGGCCTTCAGGGATCCCTCGGAGCTTCCGACTCCTCAAAACAGAAGGTGCAGACCTGGTCACCTTTGCATATCTGCGATTTCAGGCTGAAGGATATCTTCAGGTCGCCGCCCTCGAACTCCGCTGCCCAGGCGGCGTACTCGGCGTTGCAGATCGTCGTCCCCACCCTCTCGGATAGGGGCTCTCGACCGGATCTCACGAGAAGCTCGTGCCATGGGCACTTTGATATGATCAGCCTCAGGAGGCGGCCGTCTTCGTCCATCTCGGCCTCAAAATCGAACCCCTCGGCCGAGTGCTTCGCGGAGATGCACCTAGCAAGCCCCTCTATCCCCTCGTCGGCCTTCAGCATCGTCCTCAAGGTCCGGGCCTGGATCTTGGGGAGGACGGACCAGACCCGGCGGTCCGCCTCCAGCGCCTCCTCAAAGCCCCTCATCTCCTCTACCTTCATGAACCAGAGGCCATCGACGGCGGTGTAGCTCCTCCGGAAGTACTCCGCCCGCTCTCCGTCGGTGAGATCCGTCATCCTCTAGCCCTCTCCTCCCTTCCGTCTTCCCTCCACCTTCTCCTCCGGTCTCCTCATACCCTCTCGACGTGGCGGAGCTCGACGGCGATCCCCCGGGTGGCCTCGACCATCTCCCAGCCGCTCATCTTCGCCCTCCCGACCCCGAAGGCCGCCTCCCCGGTCACTATCACCTCGTCCCCGGGCCGGATCTGGTCGTCGGCTCTGGCGACCCCGGGGGCGAGGACGTCCCCCCGGGGGACGAAGTCGCCGATCTCAACGACGTACCCGCCCCGGGAGAGAAGCCTCCTTGCCCCCTCAGGGGAGAGGGCGATGGTGCCGTGAGGGGTGAAGGAGGCGAGGGGCTTTCTGTCAGCGGAGGAGAGCTCCCTCCCCCTAACCCGCACGCCTCCGGCGAGGAGGTCGCGGCCGGCTCCGAGGCCGAAGGAGTAGTCGGCGAGGGCCCGGAACTTCTGGATAAAAAACCCCTCCAGGGGTCTCGCGTCGCAGGTAGCCTCGGCGACCGCCTCCGAGAGCCTCCCCAGAGCCTCGCCGTCGGTCCCCCCTCCGGTAAAGACGGCGTCGATCCCGCTATCGACGACCGCCTCCTCCAGCTCCCCTTCGATGTGGGCGACGATCCTCCTGTACCGGTTCCTCTCGAGGTATCTCTCCAGGCACCTCGTCAGCCACTTCCGCTCCAAAAGGTCCCACCTCCCGGTGACGGGGACGTCGTAGCTCGCGGCGGGGTAGACCTCCTCCAGCTCCCGGGGGACCAGGGCCAGGGGCGAGGTGAGGATCAGCTCGTGGAGCCTCCGCCTCGCCTCGCCGAGGGCGGAGGCGAAGAGCCGGTGGGACCGGGATGTCGAGTAGGGCTTCCGAGCCGAGCAGGGGAGGAGGAGGAGGACGTCGCTCTCCGGGGCCCTGTACCTCTCCAGGACCCGCTCGGCGAACCGGGTCACCTCCACCCGCTGGAGGGACTCGGCACAGTTCGCGTACATGACGCTCCTCCTGGCGGTGGGGGTCCTCCGCTCCAGATACCGGTGCTCCTGGTCGAGGAGCCTCAGGGCCGCCGTCTCCTCGGGGGCGACCCTCACCTGTCTTTCGGCGTACTCGCGGAGCGTCCCCGACCGGATCATCGTCTTCACGATGGAGAGCTCCTCCTCGAGCTTCAGCTGGTTGTGTTCTGCCACCAGCTTCGGATCCTGTTCCTCCTCCAGGGCCCTGCAGAAGGGGCAGCGGCAGGGGAGCTCCTTCAGAGCCTCGACGGGCCAGACCCCGTCCCGGAGGTGGTACCTCCCCAGGAGGCCGTCGACGACGATCCTCGCGCCGTCCACGAGGTCGACCCCCAGGTAGACGAGAAGGGCGAGGTTGGCGGGGGTCGCGAGGGCCGGGGCGTAGAGGGCCGAGTCGGGGGGGGTCATCTCCCTGATCTTGACGATGGAGGCCACAAGCTCCCTCGGGTTTCGGAGGGACCCCGCCGCCCCGAGGACGTAGACGTCGGCTGCCGGGGGCCGGTCCATCGTCAGGGGGTGGACGACGACTCCTGAAGGTCCGCCCCTCGGGATCGGAGGGACGGCCAGGGTCGGCTCGGTGTGGAGGGAGAAGGGGGCATGGGGTCCGATGAATATCCTGCCCCCCTCTTCGGAGGACGCCGACCCGGCCGAGACCGCCTCCTCGATCGACGGGAAGGCCCAGATCGGTCCCACCGACTGGATCAGGTCCCTCGAGAGGATCGCCGGGGTCTCGACCGGCGCCGCGAGGCGGAGCCTTCCCATCCTCGCGGGGCCGTCGCGGTCCTTCACCTCGAAGTGGCGGGTCATCTCCCCCTCCCACGGAGGTCGGCCCATCCCCCGGGCAGCTCCTTCAGCCGTATCTCAAAGGTGGCGGAGGGGTTTGACTCCATCAGCCTCTTGAGGTTTGCCAGGGCCTGGGCGATCCCCGCCCCGTCCGCCTCCGCCGGGACCTCGGCGTTGAGGGGAGCCGTCTCCGCCAGCTCCTGGGGGTACGGGCCGAAGGGGGGCACAAACCAGAGGATCTGGTCGAACCCATCCTCCCGGACCCCCCTATCCGCCACCAAGACCCTCCCCGATAGCTCGATCCTCTCTATCCGGGCCCCATACCTCAGAACCTCCGGCCTCGCCGCCGACTCCGGCCCCATGTAGAAGCAGGTGGACCGCGCGGCGGGGTCGAGGGTCTCGATCCAGCCGGCGTGGGGTATGAGGGCCCGCAGGCCATCGATCATCTTCGGATGGGACCTCGCCCTCCTCTCCACCAGCTCCCAGAGGGACCCC
The sequence above is drawn from the Methanothrix harundinacea 6Ac genome and encodes:
- a CDS encoding putative sulfate/molybdate transporter — encoded protein: MKDPVWTSNRILREISGSMGNFGTVLPILLGAALVSEVDLGPALLFIGLWYIVMGIHYGIPMSVEPMKAIGAIAIAGELTSGEIAASGLILGVGLLALGSFRGFERLQGLIPEGVVRGVQLGLGLILIKTSAGMMVQDLIFAAAAVGIFLLFLLVRSWRGLPDVSILAVFGLGIGYGISTRGVPDIQLISIGVLPVPDPATFIWAGWHLVLPQIPLTLTNATVATALIAEDLFKKRIEPDRLCVTMGIMNIISAPFGGFPICHGAGGLAAHHRFGAVSGLSTVMGGLVLLVVALFFAGAEALAILPIGLFGALLLFVALEMGRCGLRTDAPLLTGSIALLALFTNVGLAFLFGIVLAAALRR
- a CDS encoding type 1 glutamine amidotransferase is translated as MRIHTLQHVPFEGTGSIGDWAEERGHTVSWTRLFSGEGLPDPGEFDGLIVMGGPMNVYEEERYPWLAPEKVLIRRAIDEGKVVLGICLGAQLIADVLGGRVRKNEDREIGWHPVNLTSEGSKSDLFGLLPEEFFPLSWHGDTFDIPPGAVRMAESGGCANQAFQLGRAIGLQFHLEATAEGIRSLIRYCSDELAGGGRFVQAAEEILAGLETIPEINGLMDRFLDGVERLYGP
- a CDS encoding pYEATS domain-containing protein, whose translation is MIVRSAFKPTVLLLGLILFGSSPSLAQFGGWDSPGDLGPWEEEGSSSFGWTEPPPSETSETGEADFPSSILESPETLIEEGGSFEYRPASSPAPTVAPFSIAPGGGQNAFWIVSSDGSRYWQAVNIPVYHYARLLIIPSSSGSLMVEKRTPSGLVQTRYLGNVWAHNQYRTWFYADAPGIHQLRYRIGNGPYSDVLTFYVGAGVPVPPPAPDGRPNIQIVTQAVDPQTNRVYYSYNPQGLQIFRIKVLVTGPDLYRIRSVHYQLHPTFSPSEQTMTNPRDNFELELWTWGAFNMPITVTMTDGRAYRYDYRFTFGDQLRDAQRRGVPFVRVW
- a CDS encoding LamG domain-containing protein; amino-acid sequence: MKRRPFLCAAVMAVFFIAVASLGAGQPPTLSASPSAVNPADEITVVYSGAPGFDTDWIAIYRIDEANERYGEWSYLRGEKSGTLTFTAPQELGDYEFRMFENWAGSGSYEEIARSNPVSVVLREPSPAANGEIEENVVARYHFDGDADDATGRHPGELFGDASFVAEEGSAPALKLDGSGDYVRVGNVHQDPTRDLSQGSIEMWVKLESAPTNFVLAASGREYGGSFDDGFYLGTHSSYSKNLVFMIWAGGWKVADSGIPPEDLIGEWRHVMGTWGPRGLEIWVDGILRGTKPHTGGLPNPNYATVLIGTDSWRWDTHGLIGGVAIYDVQKFFSDESIDGSEEMGHVGGRPKCADFDCRDGAPCQSFDPLPEDVVDYADLGATSPERKTAGPLLDPGTYMIWSGKRVSGYIGVSDDWKAYGPFTLKGGTSYLFDVYEGTLKAVAPEELSSMLDQVGPSQARLWYQRSAADPYVLCVEMADAP
- the arcS gene encoding archaeosine synthase subunit alpha produces the protein MTRHFEVKDRDGPARMGRLRLAAPVETPAILSRDLIQSVGPIWAFPSIEEAVSAGSASSEEGGRIFIGPHAPFSLHTEPTLAVPPIPRGGPSGVVVHPLTMDRPPAADVYVLGAAGSLRNPRELVASIVKIREMTPPDSALYAPALATPANLALLVYLGVDLVDGARIVVDGLLGRYHLRDGVWPVEALKELPCRCPFCRALEEEQDPKLVAEHNQLKLEEELSIVKTMIRSGTLREYAERQVRVAPEETAALRLLDQEHRYLERRTPTARRSVMYANCAESLQRVEVTRFAERVLERYRAPESDVLLLLPCSARKPYSTSRSHRLFASALGEARRRLHELILTSPLALVPRELEEVYPAASYDVPVTGRWDLLERKWLTRCLERYLERNRYRRIVAHIEGELEEAVVDSGIDAVFTGGGTDGEALGRLSEAVAEATCDARPLEGFFIQKFRALADYSFGLGAGRDLLAGGVRVRGRELSSADRKPLASFTPHGTIALSPEGARRLLSRGGYVVEIGDFVPRGDVLAPGVARADDQIRPGDEVIVTGEAAFGVGRAKMSGWEMVEATRGIAVELRHVERV
- a CDS encoding NosD domain-containing protein; this encodes MSRLIAAFIFILISSPPSLAATITVGEDGCDFYRIGPAVEAANVGDVVEVHSGEYLVNLNITTPFITLRGNDTGGGMPVLRAGSSTAEIESESAGLTEMVQMSGGTAVAIRADFVTVENFVITGATWPRPYDTGEHNDVIGHAGIKVYSDFNKIVNNTFEGNDLTAIGLINASNNQILGNTIKDVSFGYGITMYNSPENTIEGNSLIHNNWGISLQRSDSNTFRENEIRESVNDGIWAVNANFTFITGNIISRNGFESEFEGNGKGIHLVGSTGLIANNVISFNRDHGIYIQSIFWEYCSEPPCGAEESSENLVIGNRIEGNGRDGIRLEKTWKNNIIDNNITSNHGNGISFLQSHNNTADLNNVTRSDHGIFLDRSNYTKVNNNTISEGEKTGILFWSTIGASAYNNTIFDSPVGVSVEESSSGLAITENRIKNATEGMNISGGSRENQVTGNNVSSSDVGVILVGATRNLITGNLIFDSILGIVADFASRGNSIYGNDLSGNGEAARDEGDNLWDDGSRGNLWGPDVCDDADGDGVCEGPRIIPGGKNTDRFPLARRAGS
- a CDS encoding DUF6125 family protein; protein product: MTDLTDGERAEYFRRSYTAVDGLWFMKVEEMRGFEEALEADRRVWSVLPKIQARTLRTMLKADEGIEGLARCISAKHSAEGFDFEAEMDEDGRLLRLIISKCPWHELLVRSGREPLSERVGTTICNAEYAAWAAEFEGGDLKISFSLKSQICKGDQVCTFCFEESEAPRDP
- a CDS encoding HEAT repeat domain-containing protein — protein: MEGGKIGKLILALLFLAASTPAGATVVDDLILDLKYGQADVRAGAARALGEAGGAGAVDPLISALEDEASEVRCEAAAALGEVRDARAVGPLIAALKDPDPGVRREAARALGEIGDPQAIEPLAHLALKDPDGGVRGKAVEALAEAGDPAAVTPLIGAIKDENSSVRMRAARALGEIGDPQAIEPLAYLALKDPDGGVRGEAVEALAEAGGPAAVTPLIAALRDADPGVSEKASEALVIIGDPRAVAPLIEARRYDEAISIDPASPLAWGGKGLSLYDGGRLSEAVVAYDTALSLDPQDPYVWNNKGVALRDLGRLSEAVEAYDVAISLDPQYSHAWYNKGIALDEMGEDEKAIEAYDMAISLDPEDANAWNNKGVALFGQGQLSEAIKAYDVAIVLDPGYAQAWNNKGVALYDQGRLSEAVEAYDMALSLDPAYHHAWMNKGLALRSLGRYEEAVLIYDEVIRQRPEDGDAWVGRGAALQALGRGEEAEAAFSRGRELGG